One window of the Chryseobacterium sp. CY350 genome contains the following:
- the nudK gene encoding GDP-mannose pyrophosphatase NudK — MQNTNVHIEKTEILSDNWYTLRKITFNILKKDGTSETQSREAYDRGNGAVILLYNTISKNIILTKQFRMPTYINGNPDGMMIEACAGLLDDDNPEECILRETEEETGYKISKVEKIFEAYMSPGSVTEILHFFIAEYSSEMKITNGGGLEDEGENIEVLEINFEKALEMIDSGEIKDAKTIMLIQHLRIKNKL, encoded by the coding sequence ATGCAGAATACAAACGTACATATCGAAAAAACTGAAATTCTATCGGATAACTGGTACACTTTAAGAAAAATAACTTTCAATATTCTAAAAAAAGACGGAACCTCCGAAACTCAAAGTCGCGAAGCATACGACAGAGGAAATGGTGCTGTCATATTACTGTATAATACGATTTCAAAAAACATTATCCTTACAAAACAGTTCAGAATGCCTACGTATATCAACGGAAATCCTGATGGAATGATGATCGAAGCGTGTGCAGGACTTTTAGATGATGATAATCCCGAGGAATGTATTTTAAGGGAAACCGAAGAAGAAACCGGTTATAAAATTTCGAAGGTCGAAAAAATATTTGAAGCGTATATGTCGCCAGGTTCTGTAACTGAAATTCTTCACTTTTTTATAGCCGAATATTCAAGTGAAATGAAAATTACAAACGGAGGAGGTCTGGAAGATGAAGGTGAAAACATTGAAGTTTTAGAGATTAACTTTGAAAAAGCTCTTGAAATGATTGATTCCGGTGAGATCAAAGATGCAAAAACGATTATGCTGATACAGCATCTGCGTATTAAAAATAAATTATAA
- a CDS encoding KTSC domain-containing protein: protein MKRIGEHRKLLGVDKTATLKDLKTIYRNTMKDTHPDKFVNDEEGKLAAEEKSKSIIEAYHFLVSINPETQEKYKEEYTETITKSNIQDFYLEKSILKVQHLNGKMFEYIGVPRNTYIKMVNADSPSRFARRHIYGNFIFRKSGEVMAD from the coding sequence ATGAAAAGAATAGGCGAACACAGAAAACTTCTTGGGGTAGATAAAACTGCTACTTTAAAAGATTTAAAAACAATTTACAGAAATACGATGAAGGATACACATCCTGATAAATTTGTAAATGATGAAGAAGGCAAACTGGCTGCAGAGGAAAAAAGTAAATCAATCATTGAAGCCTATCACTTTCTGGTAAGCATCAACCCTGAAACTCAGGAAAAATATAAAGAAGAATATACTGAAACGATCACAAAATCTAATATTCAGGATTTTTATCTTGAAAAATCGATTTTGAAAGTTCAGCACTTGAATGGAAAAATGTTTGAATACATCGGTGTTCCAAGAAATACGTATATCAAAATGGTAAATGCTGATTCGCCTAGCCGTTTTGCAAGAAGACACATCTATGGAAATTTTATCTTTAGAAAGTCCGGTGAAGTGATGGCAGATTAA
- a CDS encoding AraC family transcriptional regulator, with the protein MKHSHPAFEAVKPNLGSSFTSLKFLKNENIKSHVWHYHPEIELIFVCGGSGKRQIGSNISYFSDGDLVLMGSNLPHCGMTNENTNNDYEMVIQFKPDFLGVEMWFLPEMQKIANLLEKAKAGIVFSDKIKKEIGLKITEMHNSSSLDKLIKFIKILEDLASTKDYRILNAGKYYLQTQVEDNERINHIFNYVKDHFKDQITLEQISDLASMKVPSFCRYFKKITNKTFTQFVNEYRITHSLKLLAEQPLSITDVCFESGFNNFSYFNKTFKEYTGKSPSQYRKEFNYLID; encoded by the coding sequence ATGAAACATTCTCATCCCGCCTTTGAAGCTGTAAAACCCAATCTGGGAAGCAGTTTCACGAGTTTAAAGTTTTTAAAAAATGAAAACATCAAATCTCATGTTTGGCATTATCATCCGGAAATTGAGTTAATTTTCGTCTGTGGAGGTTCGGGAAAAAGACAAATTGGAAGTAATATTTCTTATTTTTCTGACGGTGATTTGGTTTTAATGGGCAGCAATCTACCACATTGCGGCATGACGAATGAAAATACCAACAATGATTACGAAATGGTTATCCAGTTTAAACCTGATTTTTTAGGCGTAGAAATGTGGTTTCTTCCTGAAATGCAGAAGATTGCCAATTTATTAGAAAAAGCAAAAGCAGGTATAGTATTTTCAGACAAAATCAAAAAAGAAATCGGTTTAAAAATTACAGAAATGCACAACTCTTCTTCTTTGGATAAACTCATCAAATTCATTAAAATTCTGGAAGATTTGGCCTCTACAAAGGATTATAGGATTTTAAATGCTGGAAAATATTACCTTCAGACGCAGGTGGAAGATAATGAGAGAATCAATCATATTTTTAATTATGTAAAAGATCATTTTAAAGATCAGATTACTTTGGAGCAGATTTCTGATTTGGCAAGCATGAAAGTGCCTTCGTTCTGTCGTTATTTCAAGAAAATCACCAATAAAACGTTCACCCAGTTTGTTAACGAATACAGAATTACGCATTCTCTAAAACTACTTGCCGAACAGCCATTAAGCATTACAGATGTTTGCTTCGAATCCGGTTTTAATAACTTCAGTTATTTCAACAAAACTTTTAAAGAATATACAGGAAAAAGTCCGTCCCAATATAGAAAAGAATTTAATTATCTGATTGATTAA
- a CDS encoding efflux RND transporter permease subunit — protein MKLAEISIKRPSLVIVLFTILTLGGLLSYSMMGYELIPKFETNMVTISTVYPGASPSEVETSVTRKIEDAVGSLENVKKVESSSYESLSVIMVQLNTGADVNYALNDAQRKVNAILADLPEDADPPSLQKFSLDDLPIMTLSIASDKLNNKELYDLLDKKVEPVFSRVNGVAQVDLVGGQEREIQVNLDEKKMQGYGVAIADVQQAILSSNLDFPTGALKTRTSRSTIRLSGKYRDIAEMNSLVVSNKNGAQVRLSDIATVFDTQKDIEKVARFNQNPTILLQVKKQSDANAVSVSEAVKKTIEQVQTNYAVQGLKVAIVDDNTDFTLEAADHVIFDLFLAIILVAVVMLLFLHNIRNAFIVMVSIPVSLIATVIGMYLMGYTLNLMSLLGLSLVVGILVDDAIVVLENVYRHMEMGKSRIRAAYDGASEIGFTVTAITMVIVVVFLPIAMSSGLVSDILAQFCVTVVIATLFSLLASFTIIPWLSSRFGKLVHLTGKNPFEKFILWFEKQLDKFTHWITGILEWVLKTGLRRVMTVVLTFVLLIVVTVGLMGGGFIGGEFFPKMDRGQFLVQMELPKDASVEKTNQLTLQVEKYLRNDKDVVDMITTVGQQSSGFGGAQATLYQSEIQVILVDKSERNESTDIKSAKIKRALEEKFTGVEFKTAPIGLMGADAAPIEMVVTAPDNATANKEANRILALLKKVPGSVDAELSSDSGNPEVQVNIDRDKMSSLGLNLSSVGQTMQTAFSGNTDGKFRAGEYEYDINIRFGDANRQSIDDVRNLMFTNPSGEQIRLSQFADVKMGSGPSLLERRDKTASVKVKSKVVGRAMADVANEWADQFMTNEKTKPAGVNYLWSGDMENQTEGMGTLGIALLAAIVLVYLVMVSLYDSFVYPFVVLFSIPLALIGVMLILAITGNTINIFTMLGMIMLIGLVAKNAIMIVDFANMRKAAGASTHDALIQANHARLRPILMTTIAMIFGMIPIAIAKGAGAEMNNGLAWVIIGGLTSSLFLTLIIVPTVYSLFDSMLRRMGKNETVDYDAEMKADYEEKELSEDGYTPKHID, from the coding sequence ATGAAGTTAGCAGAAATATCCATTAAAAGACCGTCCCTGGTTATCGTACTATTTACGATCCTGACGCTGGGAGGTTTATTAAGTTACTCCATGATGGGGTACGAATTGATTCCGAAGTTTGAAACCAATATGGTTACGATTTCTACGGTGTATCCGGGAGCTTCACCTTCTGAGGTGGAAACGTCGGTGACCCGAAAGATTGAAGACGCCGTTGGTTCTTTGGAAAACGTAAAAAAAGTTGAATCTTCTTCTTACGAAAGTTTATCGGTAATTATGGTTCAGCTGAACACAGGAGCTGATGTAAATTATGCTTTGAATGATGCGCAGAGAAAGGTAAATGCTATTTTGGCAGACCTTCCTGAAGATGCAGATCCGCCATCATTACAGAAATTCTCACTGGATGATTTACCAATCATGACATTGAGTATTGCAAGTGATAAACTAAATAACAAAGAGCTTTATGATCTTTTAGATAAAAAAGTAGAACCGGTTTTCTCCCGTGTAAACGGTGTTGCTCAGGTTGATCTTGTTGGTGGACAGGAGAGAGAAATTCAGGTGAATTTAGATGAAAAGAAAATGCAGGGTTATGGCGTTGCAATCGCAGACGTACAGCAGGCTATTCTTTCTTCAAACTTAGATTTCCCGACGGGAGCTTTGAAAACAAGAACTTCGAGATCTACCATCAGACTTTCAGGGAAATATAGAGATATTGCCGAAATGAACAGTCTTGTGGTTTCCAATAAAAACGGAGCTCAGGTTCGTTTATCTGATATTGCAACCGTTTTCGATACTCAGAAAGATATTGAAAAAGTAGCGAGATTTAATCAAAATCCCACCATTTTACTTCAGGTAAAAAAACAGTCTGATGCCAATGCAGTATCAGTTTCTGAAGCAGTAAAGAAGACAATTGAGCAGGTTCAGACCAATTATGCAGTTCAGGGATTAAAAGTTGCGATCGTAGATGATAACACAGACTTTACACTTGAGGCTGCAGATCATGTAATTTTCGATTTATTCTTAGCGATTATCTTGGTGGCAGTTGTAATGCTATTGTTCCTTCACAACATCAGAAACGCATTCATTGTAATGGTTTCAATTCCGGTATCGTTGATTGCAACAGTTATTGGAATGTATCTGATGGGATATACTTTAAACTTAATGAGTCTACTTGGACTTTCACTAGTTGTAGGTATTCTTGTGGATGACGCGATTGTAGTACTGGAAAACGTTTACCGTCACATGGAAATGGGTAAAAGCAGAATCCGTGCTGCCTACGATGGAGCTTCAGAAATTGGCTTCACCGTAACAGCAATTACGATGGTAATCGTGGTGGTATTCTTACCGATTGCGATGAGTTCTGGTTTGGTATCCGACATCTTAGCGCAGTTCTGCGTCACAGTAGTTATTGCAACACTGTTCTCATTACTGGCATCATTTACCATTATTCCTTGGCTATCTTCAAGATTTGGAAAGTTGGTTCATTTGACGGGGAAAAATCCTTTCGAGAAATTTATTCTTTGGTTTGAAAAGCAGTTAGATAAATTTACGCACTGGATTACAGGAATTCTGGAATGGGTTTTAAAAACCGGTTTAAGAAGGGTAATGACGGTTGTTCTTACGTTTGTACTTCTGATTGTAGTGACAGTGGGATTAATGGGTGGAGGATTTATCGGTGGAGAATTTTTCCCGAAAATGGACAGAGGTCAGTTCCTTGTTCAAATGGAATTACCTAAAGATGCTTCCGTTGAAAAAACAAACCAATTGACTTTACAGGTTGAGAAATACCTGAGAAATGATAAAGACGTAGTCGATATGATTACTACAGTTGGTCAGCAATCATCAGGTTTTGGTGGAGCGCAGGCAACTTTATACCAATCAGAAATTCAGGTAATTTTAGTTGATAAATCTGAACGTAACGAAAGTACAGATATTAAATCTGCTAAAATTAAAAGAGCTTTAGAAGAAAAATTCACCGGAGTTGAGTTTAAAACAGCACCAATCGGATTGATGGGAGCAGACGCTGCACCAATCGAAATGGTAGTTACCGCTCCTGATAACGCAACGGCAAACAAAGAAGCCAACAGAATTCTTGCTTTGCTTAAAAAAGTTCCGGGATCTGTAGATGCAGAATTATCTTCCGACTCAGGAAACCCTGAAGTGCAGGTGAATATCGACAGAGATAAAATGTCTTCTTTAGGTTTAAATCTTTCAAGTGTTGGTCAAACAATGCAGACTGCATTCTCAGGAAATACAGACGGAAAATTCAGAGCCGGAGAATACGAATATGATATCAACATCCGTTTTGGCGATGCCAACAGACAGTCGATTGATGATGTAAGAAACTTAATGTTTACCAATCCGTCAGGCGAGCAAATCAGATTGAGTCAGTTTGCAGATGTGAAAATGGGATCAGGACCAAGTTTGCTGGAGCGTAGAGATAAAACAGCTTCCGTAAAAGTGAAATCTAAAGTGGTAGGTCGTGCAATGGCGGATGTTGCCAACGAATGGGCAGACCAGTTTATGACCAATGAAAAAACAAAACCAGCCGGAGTAAATTACCTCTGGAGCGGAGATATGGAGAATCAGACAGAAGGTATGGGTACTTTAGGAATCGCTTTACTGGCGGCTATTGTACTGGTTTATCTGGTGATGGTTTCGCTCTATGATTCGTTTGTGTATCCGTTTGTGGTATTGTTCTCAATTCCTTTGGCATTGATCGGAGTAATGTTGATTCTTGCAATTACAGGAAATACGATTAATATCTTTACAATGTTGGGTATGATTATGTTGATTGGTCTAGTGGCGAAAAACGCGATTATGATTGTCGATTTTGCCAACATGAGAAAAGCAGCAGGAGCAAGTACACATGACGCTTTGATTCAGGCTAACCATGCACGTCTTCGTCCGATTTTGATGACAACGATTGCGATGATCTTCGGTATGATTCCGATTGCGATTGCAAAAGGGGCAGGAGCGGAAATGAACAACGGATTGGCTTGGGTAATCATCGGTGGTTTGACGTCGTCATTATTCCTTACCTTAATTATTGTTCCTACGGTTTATTCACTATTCGATTCAATGTTGAGAAGAATGGGTAAAAATGAAACAGTAGATTATGACGCTGAAATGAAAGCTGATTATGAAGAAAAAGAACTAAGTGAAGACGGTTACACGCCGAAACACATAGACTAA
- a CDS encoding efflux RND transporter periplasmic adaptor subunit — MKKTLIYIIVAAVLIGLAAWKITDNKKKQETEVKEVAKQVDKINVNVVTVSRENINTDYTANGTFIPKQESNQSSEISGRIVSVLVKEGSRVGAGQVLATIKRDAIEVDVTQAQNNLQNAIADNQRYENAFKTGGVTKQQLDNSRLQLKNMQAAVRAQGVKVNDTSIRAGISGIINKKMVEPGMVVAPGTALFEIVNINSLKLSVLVDESQIGRIQLGQEVAINVNVLPEESFSGRITFIAPKSDASLNFPVEIEVQNRGNLKAGMYATALFKTNNGAETQNMLTVPAEAFANGVSSGQIFIVQNGTAKMITVKTGKVYGDKVQIISGLNGGEQVITSGQINLDNGSKINIVK, encoded by the coding sequence ATGAAAAAAACTTTAATATATATCATCGTCGCTGCAGTGCTTATTGGTTTGGCAGCTTGGAAAATTACTGATAACAAAAAGAAACAGGAAACCGAAGTAAAAGAAGTAGCAAAACAGGTTGATAAAATCAATGTGAATGTAGTGACTGTTTCCAGAGAAAATATCAACACAGATTATACTGCAAACGGAACTTTTATCCCAAAACAGGAATCAAATCAGTCTTCTGAAATTTCAGGACGTATTGTGAGCGTTTTGGTGAAAGAAGGTTCTAGAGTAGGAGCCGGTCAGGTTTTAGCAACCATTAAAAGAGATGCGATTGAAGTAGACGTTACTCAGGCTCAGAATAATTTGCAGAACGCAATTGCAGATAACCAGCGTTACGAGAATGCTTTCAAAACAGGAGGTGTTACAAAACAACAGTTAGACAATTCAAGATTACAGTTGAAAAATATGCAGGCTGCAGTAAGAGCTCAAGGTGTAAAAGTAAATGATACAAGCATCAGAGCAGGAATCAGCGGTATTATCAACAAAAAAATGGTAGAGCCGGGAATGGTGGTTGCTCCGGGAACCGCTTTATTCGAAATCGTAAATATCAACAGCTTAAAACTTTCAGTTTTGGTTGACGAAAGCCAAATCGGAAGAATTCAATTGGGTCAGGAAGTAGCAATTAATGTCAATGTTTTACCTGAAGAATCTTTCAGCGGAAGAATTACATTTATCGCTCCAAAAAGTGATGCTTCTTTAAATTTCCCAGTAGAAATTGAAGTTCAGAACAGAGGAAACCTGAAAGCGGGTATGTATGCAACGGCATTATTCAAAACAAATAACGGTGCTGAAACTCAGAATATGCTGACGGTTCCTGCAGAAGCTTTTGCAAACGGAGTAAGTTCAGGGCAAATCTTTATCGTTCAGAATGGTACTGCTAAAATGATTACCGTGAAAACAGGAAAAGTATATGGCGACAAAGTACAGATCATCAGCGGATTGAATGGCGGCGAGCAAGTGATTACCAGCGGACAGATCAACCTTGATAACGGTTCAAAAATCAATATCGTAAAGTAA
- a CDS encoding TolC family protein, which yields MNRKRITARKLKIGIAAAFMIFGSTSAFAQQQVSLQEAIKQALQNKAEAKKAALQIKKADYKIAEARAGALPQISITSGLTYNPVIQESLLEFGGQSIRAKLGQPWQTTSTAQVQQAIFDQRVFTGLKAAKSTREFYILNAQLTNEQLIENVATAYYQVFVQEENLKTVNESYANTEKVRSVIKSLVDNGLAKKIDLDRTNVQLTNIGSNKQTLINSVELSKNSLKFYMGIPIDTEIVLEQKSIEPKPELLASNVDLNSRSEVKVLQKNRELLIYNKKATEAYLYPTVNLVANYGWGATGGKFPLTNGLSKGVLWSDFSAIGLNINIPIFTGGATKSKIAQAQIDIDDLDLDIENTQLSLSLDYKNAITNMENSLINIESMQNNVELAEKVQKDTQANYQYGLATLTEVLDTENALTQAKQNYANALLDYKQAEIKLIKAKGELNTLQNP from the coding sequence ATGAATAGAAAACGTATAACTGCAAGAAAGCTAAAAATAGGTATAGCTGCAGCATTTATGATTTTCGGCTCTACATCTGCATTTGCCCAGCAACAGGTGTCTTTGCAAGAGGCCATAAAACAGGCGTTGCAAAATAAAGCAGAAGCCAAAAAAGCAGCTTTGCAGATCAAAAAGGCTGATTATAAAATCGCCGAGGCGAGAGCCGGAGCCTTACCACAGATCAGTATAACTTCCGGTCTTACCTACAATCCGGTGATTCAGGAGTCTTTACTGGAGTTTGGCGGACAAAGCATTCGTGCAAAATTGGGACAGCCATGGCAAACCACATCAACTGCACAGGTACAGCAGGCAATTTTTGATCAGAGAGTTTTCACGGGATTGAAAGCTGCAAAATCTACAAGAGAATTTTACATACTCAATGCTCAGTTAACGAATGAGCAATTGATTGAAAATGTTGCTACAGCATATTATCAGGTATTTGTACAGGAAGAAAATTTGAAAACTGTAAACGAAAGTTATGCAAATACTGAAAAAGTAAGAAGCGTTATTAAAAGTCTTGTAGATAATGGTTTAGCAAAAAAAATAGATTTAGACAGAACAAATGTTCAGCTTACTAACATCGGATCAAATAAGCAAACTTTAATTAACAGTGTGGAGCTATCTAAAAATTCTTTGAAATTTTATATGGGAATTCCTATCGATACAGAAATTGTTCTTGAACAAAAATCTATTGAGCCAAAACCAGAACTATTGGCATCAAATGTTGATCTGAATAGCCGCTCTGAGGTAAAGGTTTTACAGAAAAACAGAGAACTTCTCATTTACAATAAAAAAGCAACGGAAGCATATCTTTATCCTACTGTTAATTTGGTTGCCAACTACGGTTGGGGAGCAACAGGTGGGAAGTTTCCTTTAACAAACGGACTTAGTAAAGGTGTACTTTGGAGTGATTTTTCTGCAATTGGTTTAAATATCAATATTCCGATTTTTACGGGTGGAGCCACAAAATCTAAAATTGCGCAGGCACAGATTGATATCGATGATCTGGATTTGGATATCGAAAATACACAGCTTTCATTAAGCCTTGATTATAAAAACGCCATTACCAATATGGAAAATTCATTAATCAATATCGAAAGTATGCAAAACAATGTGGAGCTGGCTGAGAAAGTACAGAAAGATACACAAGCCAATTATCAGTACGGTCTGGCAACTCTTACAGAAGTTCTGGATACTGAAAATGCGCTAACACAGGCAAAACAAAACTATGCCAATGCATTATTAGATTACAAACAGGCCGAGATTAAATTGATCAAGGCTAAAGGCGAACTTAATACTTTACAAAACCCTTAA
- a CDS encoding TetR/AcrR family transcriptional regulator: protein MSKQEKKDQTQELIKETAKNLFFVQGKFNATTQEIADEAGVNRTLINYYFRSRDNLIQIIFDEAHRVEKKKSEIIMNSDLPFKEKIAEFIDGSLSTSLQYPYLETYIVSQINKGSCHKKDVEEAELKKLYRDIEKEMQLGNIVKMAPVQFLLNMVSLLVFPSAVRPLFLENLMISDKEFDQIITERKEIILNMLFTK from the coding sequence ATGTCAAAACAAGAAAAGAAAGATCAAACACAGGAATTAATCAAGGAGACTGCGAAGAATTTATTCTTTGTTCAGGGGAAATTTAATGCAACTACACAGGAGATTGCAGACGAAGCAGGCGTTAACCGAACGTTGATCAATTATTATTTTCGGTCACGAGACAATTTGATTCAGATAATTTTTGATGAAGCTCATCGCGTTGAGAAAAAGAAATCTGAGATCATTATGAATTCTGATCTTCCTTTTAAAGAAAAGATCGCAGAATTTATTGATGGAAGTTTGTCTACCAGTCTTCAGTATCCTTATTTAGAAACATACATCGTTTCACAAATCAATAAAGGGAGCTGCCATAAAAAAGACGTTGAAGAAGCTGAACTGAAAAAATTGTACCGAGACATTGAGAAAGAAATGCAGTTGGGAAATATTGTGAAAATGGCTCCCGTACAGTTTCTGCTGAATATGGTTTCGCTGCTGGTTTTTCCGAGTGCTGTACGTCCTTTATTCTTAGAAAATCTTATGATTAGTGATAAAGAATTTGATCAGATCATTACGGAGCGGAAAGAAATCATTCTAAACATGCTTTTTACGAAATAA
- a CDS encoding CvfB family protein, with protein sequence MQIGKTQTLKISEKNNSGWMLESETGETAFLSKVFIREEKEIGDEIEVFVYQDDHKLKATTEIPVAEVGEFGVMSCVQSLPSGAFMDWGIIKDLFVPYKQQKTKIVEGKRYLVNLYVDEELGLITGTTKFKRNPQYEDVPFRKGDKVELIMMNESELGWNVVVNKKYIGLIYTSDVYKKLYPLSEEEGYIKAVREDGKIDVSLQPEGFENVDEFKQKIINKLEENFGLLYLSDKSSPEEIKEELQMSKKNFKKALGGLYKDKIVDLLDDKIKLV encoded by the coding sequence ATGCAAATCGGAAAAACTCAGACGTTAAAAATTTCAGAAAAAAATAATTCTGGCTGGATGCTCGAATCCGAAACTGGTGAAACTGCTTTTTTATCTAAAGTCTTTATTCGCGAAGAAAAAGAGATTGGTGACGAGATTGAAGTTTTCGTGTATCAGGATGATCACAAATTAAAAGCAACAACAGAGATTCCGGTAGCTGAAGTGGGCGAGTTTGGTGTGATGAGTTGTGTGCAAAGTCTTCCGAGCGGTGCATTTATGGATTGGGGAATCATTAAAGACCTTTTTGTTCCTTATAAACAACAGAAAACGAAGATCGTTGAAGGGAAAAGATACCTTGTCAATTTATACGTTGACGAAGAATTGGGTTTAATTACCGGGACTACAAAATTTAAGAGAAATCCACAATACGAAGATGTTCCTTTTCGAAAAGGTGATAAGGTAGAGCTTATTATGATGAATGAGAGCGAACTCGGATGGAACGTTGTCGTCAATAAAAAATACATTGGATTGATTTATACATCAGATGTTTATAAAAAACTATATCCGCTATCTGAAGAGGAAGGATACATCAAAGCGGTACGTGAAGATGGTAAAATTGATGTTTCACTTCAGCCTGAAGGTTTTGAAAACGTAGATGAATTTAAACAGAAAATAATCAACAAACTCGAAGAAAATTTTGGACTTCTATATTTATCTGATAAATCTTCTCCCGAAGAAATCAAAGAAGAGTTACAGATGAGTAAAAAGAACTTCAAAAAAGCTCTTGGTGGTTTGTATAAAGACAAAATAGTAGATCTTTTGGATGATAAAATAAAGCTCGTCTAA
- the lpdA gene encoding dihydrolipoyl dehydrogenase: MSQFDVTVIGSGPGGYVAAIRAAQLGFKTAIIEKYSTLGGTCLNVGCIPSKALLDSSEHFENAKHNFENHGIIINEPQADIARMIARKNEVVDQTTKGINFLMDKNKITVFEGLGSFESATQIKVTKNDGSVETIDSKYTIIATGSKPSSLPFITLDKERVITSTEALNLKEIPKHMVVIGGGVIGLELGSVYLRLGAQVTVVEFMDKIIPTMDGALSKELTKVLKKQGMKFMLSTAVSAVERNGDSVKVTAKDKKGEEVTIEGDYCLVSVGRRPFTDGLGLEKAGVELDERGRVKTNDHLQTNVANIYAIGDVIKGAMLAHKAEEEGVFVAETLAGQKPHINYNLIPGVVYTWPEVAGVGKTEEQLKEEGVAYKIGTFPMRALGRSRASGDVDGLVKIIADEKTDEVLGFHMIGARAADLIAEGVIAMEFRASAEDIARSSHAHPTYAEAIKEAALDATGKRALHM; the protein is encoded by the coding sequence ATGAGTCAATTCGATGTTACCGTAATAGGTTCTGGTCCTGGAGGTTATGTAGCTGCAATTCGCGCTGCGCAATTAGGTTTCAAAACAGCAATTATTGAAAAATATTCAACTTTAGGCGGAACTTGTCTTAACGTTGGATGTATTCCCTCAAAAGCACTTCTAGACAGTTCTGAACATTTCGAAAACGCAAAACATAATTTTGAAAACCACGGAATTATCATTAATGAGCCACAGGCTGATATCGCAAGAATGATTGCGAGAAAAAATGAAGTGGTAGATCAGACTACAAAAGGAATCAACTTTTTGATGGACAAAAACAAAATTACCGTTTTTGAAGGCCTTGGAAGTTTTGAATCTGCAACTCAGATTAAAGTGACAAAAAACGACGGTTCTGTTGAAACAATCGATTCTAAATATACAATTATCGCTACAGGTTCTAAACCTTCCTCTTTGCCGTTTATCACTTTAGATAAAGAAAGAGTAATTACTTCTACTGAAGCTTTGAATTTAAAAGAAATTCCTAAGCACATGGTAGTGATTGGCGGTGGAGTAATCGGTCTTGAATTAGGCTCGGTTTACCTAAGATTAGGCGCTCAGGTAACTGTAGTTGAATTTATGGATAAAATAATTCCTACAATGGATGGAGCTTTAAGCAAGGAATTGACTAAAGTTCTTAAAAAACAAGGAATGAAATTTATGCTTTCTACAGCTGTTTCTGCAGTCGAAAGAAATGGAGATTCTGTAAAAGTGACTGCAAAAGATAAAAAAGGAGAAGAAGTAACCATAGAAGGAGATTACTGTTTGGTTTCTGTAGGTAGAAGACCTTTCACTGACGGACTTGGTTTGGAAAAAGCTGGTGTTGAATTAGATGAAAGAGGAAGAGTAAAAACCAACGACCATTTGCAGACCAATGTTGCAAACATTTATGCAATTGGTGATGTGATCAAAGGAGCAATGTTGGCTCACAAGGCTGAAGAAGAGGGAGTTTTTGTTGCTGAAACTTTGGCCGGACAAAAGCCTCACATCAATTATAACTTAATTCCCGGCGTTGTTTACACTTGGCCGGAAGTTGCCGGAGTTGGTAAAACTGAAGAGCAACTGAAAGAAGAAGGTGTTGCTTACAAAATCGGAACTTTCCCAATGAGAGCTTTAGGTAGAAGCCGTGCAAGTGGTGATGTTGATGGTTTGGTGAAAATCATTGCAGACGAAAAAACTGATGAGGTTCTTGGTTTCCATATGATCGGAGCAAGAGCTGCCGATTTGATCGCAGAAGGCGTAATCGCAATGGAATTCCGTGCAAGTGCAGAAGATATTGCAAGAAGTTCTCACGCACACCCAACTTATGCAGAAGCTATTAAAGAAGCAGCTTTGGATGCTACAGGAAAAAGAGCATTGCATATGTAA